The following nucleotide sequence is from Cytobacillus sp. IB215665.
TTCCATAATAATGTCTAAATCAGAATCGATTACATCAACACCAATGGGTATCGTTCCACATACTACAGGATCATACTCAACTAAGTCATTCATTATTCCTAAATTTTCTATGGCACTATATGCTTTACGCTGTTTTACTGTCCCCATTTTTAAACTTAGCAGAGAATTATACATCGCTCTCCCCCTATGTCATGATATACAAGAAATCAATATATAACAATTTTATACACCTGATAATTTCATATCTACAAACTTAATTTAACGTATACACCCTTTTTAGATTTCCTTTCAGCATCATCTGTCATACTCCTAATCTTGCTAGATAATTGGGATGATCTTGGCAATTTATTGTCAAGCCATACGGAAGGATCAATTAGTCGTAACTTCTTTTTAATGTGAAAGTCAAAACTACTCTCATCTTCAATAACATACTTTCCTTCATAGAGTTGACTTAAACAAGCACTAAAGAGTCTTAATAATACAAAGTTATATGACAACCTGACCACATTGAGAATAAAAAAAGATCCTGCCAACATACGAGCAGGATTATTATTATAGCAATATCTTAAAAGCTCCATCTCAAAAGCTTTCAGAATTGATGTTTATATATTGACACGTTCATCAAAGCATCATTGTTGAAATGAGAGAATTAACGAACAGAGCTCTTTTCACTTGATCTATTAACATATCCAGATAAAAATGATAGCATGACATGTACACCTGCTTTGACAGTTGAATTTGCTTGATCCTTATGTGGATCAAGACAAACAATATCCATTGCCTTCACTTTGTCACTTTGACCAGCAATATAAACAGCATCAAACAACTCATCTGTTCTCATTCCACCAGGTGTTGCAGCAGGTGCCCCCGGCCCAGCAGTAATATCTAGTACATCCATATCAACAGTCAAATATATTGTATCTACTTGTTTACTCAGCTCATCTATTGCTCGCTTTACTACGTGTTCAATTCCTTGTTTACGAGCCTCACGTAGTGTCGTATAATTCAACCCACATTCGTCTGCATAGTCCTTTAATGATTTCGCATTAAAGAAACCATGAAGGCCTATATTATACACATGTTTACCTTCTATTATCTCGCTTTCAATGAGGTTTCTAATTGGTGTACCGTTCGCTGGACCAAATTCATTTACATCTCGTAGATCAAAATGAGTATCAAACTGTAAAATACCTATTTTCGCATTAGCATGTGCCTTCTTCCACCCTTTCACTAACATTGCAGTAATGGAATGATCTCCACCGAGCATGATAGGTAATAAATGTGGATGATGGTGACGCATTGCAACCATAGCATCGGTAATATTTTGATGACACAGTGCAATGTCTGTAACATGCTGTTTAACATCACCTAAATCTACTACAGAAAGGTCCCTTAAATCGATGTCATAATCAATATTATACGTCGTAAAAGACTTCCATTCTCTGCGCATCGCTTCAGGATTCTCACTCGCGGCTGATGCACTAATAGATGAGCGCGAAAGAGGTATTCCTAAAATAGAGATATCATAGTTCTCCCAATTAACATCATGATTTACAGGTAATGTTTGAATCCATTCATGTACTTTAGGTTCTGCTATATTCTCGTCTCTATCCCAGCTAAATGGTGGTCGCTTAAGCAAAGGGTACGGATAATTAGACACAAAGCTTCCCTCCATCAACGACAATTTTTCCGTTTTTAATAACCGTATCTGTATGGTTCATGCCGTAATGGTATGGTAATTGCATATAGTTCGGTACATCAACAATTAATATATCTGCTTTTTTACCGACCTCAATACTTCCTATTTCTTGTCCTCGTTTAATCGCATGAGCAGCATTGATTGTAGCAGCACATATTACTTCAGCAGGAGTCATACCCATTTTTAAGCAGCCTAAATTCATAATAAATGGCATTGAAACAGTAGGTGAAGACCCAGGATTACAATCCGTAGATAAAGCTACCGGGACACCTTTATCAATCATTTTGCGCCCATTTGCAAATTCAGCCATGAGAAAAAATGCTGTTCCTGGGAGCAACACGCCTATAACATCATTTTCTGCCATCATTTCCATA
It contains:
- a CDS encoding agmatinase family protein — its product is MEGSFVSNYPYPLLKRPPFSWDRDENIAEPKVHEWIQTLPVNHDVNWENYDISILGIPLSRSSISASAASENPEAMRREWKSFTTYNIDYDIDLRDLSVVDLGDVKQHVTDIALCHQNITDAMVAMRHHHPHLLPIMLGGDHSITAMLVKGWKKAHANAKIGILQFDTHFDLRDVNEFGPANGTPIRNLIESEIIEGKHVYNIGLHGFFNAKSLKDYADECGLNYTTLREARKQGIEHVVKRAIDELSKQVDTIYLTVDMDVLDITAGPGAPAATPGGMRTDELFDAVYIAGQSDKVKAMDIVCLDPHKDQANSTVKAGVHVMLSFLSGYVNRSSEKSSVR